A stretch of the Sphingosinithalassobacter tenebrarum genome encodes the following:
- a CDS encoding M20/M25/M40 family metallo-hydrolase: MTRHLLLAAAAAIALPVTASAQSMPTVPDAEVSALRDAAMQDEYAWDITEGLTTEIGPRLAGTEAEARARDWAVAKLTEMGFSNVGIETYDMPVWVRGEEHGAITTPFPQPLTLTALGNSAATPPEGIEAEVVYFASFAEMMAAPADAIEGKIVFVSHDMQPTQDGSGYGNYGAARFVGPSFASQKGAVAMVIKSIGTDNHRTPHTGGTNFAQGVEPIPAAALSVPDAEQLERVFERGQPVRMTLTLTPRQTGMHESGNVVAEVPGSDPEAGIVLIACHLDSWDLGTGAIDDGAGCGIIAAAAKHIMDAGQPRRTIRILFAGAEEVGVFGGDAYYEAHKGEKIVLVSESDFGADRVWKVTSVLPESAEPVGARVAAALAPIGVVGAQGSAHGGADVGMFARNGVAVIDLHQDGTRYFDLHHTPDDTLDKVDPEQLRQNVAAWTAMLAVVANAPEEIGPVTHAE, from the coding sequence ATGACAAGGCATCTTCTGCTCGCGGCCGCAGCCGCCATCGCCCTTCCCGTAACCGCTTCGGCACAGAGCATGCCGACCGTGCCCGACGCCGAGGTTTCGGCGCTTCGCGACGCGGCGATGCAGGACGAATATGCATGGGACATCACCGAGGGACTGACGACCGAGATCGGCCCGCGGCTCGCCGGCACCGAAGCGGAGGCGCGCGCGCGCGACTGGGCCGTGGCGAAGCTTACCGAAATGGGTTTTTCGAATGTCGGCATCGAAACCTATGACATGCCGGTCTGGGTGCGCGGCGAGGAACATGGCGCGATCACCACTCCCTTCCCCCAGCCGCTTACGCTGACCGCGCTCGGCAATTCCGCCGCGACGCCGCCCGAGGGGATCGAGGCCGAAGTCGTCTATTTCGCCAGCTTCGCCGAAATGATGGCGGCGCCCGCCGATGCGATCGAAGGCAAGATCGTCTTCGTCAGCCACGACATGCAGCCGACGCAGGACGGATCGGGATACGGCAATTACGGCGCCGCGCGCTTCGTCGGCCCCAGCTTCGCGTCGCAAAAGGGCGCGGTGGCGATGGTGATCAAGTCGATCGGCACCGACAATCACCGCACGCCGCACACCGGAGGCACCAATTTCGCGCAGGGCGTGGAGCCGATCCCCGCCGCCGCGCTGTCGGTCCCCGATGCCGAACAGCTCGAGCGCGTGTTCGAGCGCGGACAGCCGGTGCGGATGACGCTCACCCTCACGCCGCGCCAGACCGGCATGCATGAATCGGGCAATGTCGTCGCCGAAGTGCCCGGCAGCGACCCCGAGGCCGGTATCGTGCTGATTGCCTGCCATCTCGACAGCTGGGATCTGGGCACCGGCGCGATCGACGACGGCGCGGGCTGCGGCATCATCGCCGCCGCCGCCAAGCACATCATGGATGCCGGCCAGCCGCGCCGCACGATCCGCATCCTCTTCGCGGGCGCAGAGGAAGTCGGCGTGTTCGGCGGCGACGCCTATTACGAAGCGCACAAGGGCGAGAAAATCGTGCTGGTAAGCGAATCCGATTTCGGCGCCGACCGCGTGTGGAAAGTCACCAGCGTGCTTCCCGAAAGCGCCGAGCCGGTCGGCGCGCGTGTTGCCGCCGCGCTGGCTCCGATCGGCGTGGTCGGCGCCCAGGGCAGCGCGCATGGCGGCGCCGATGTCGGCATGTTCGCACGCAACGGCGTAGCGGTGATCGACCTGCATCAGGACGGGACGCGCTATTTCGACCTGCACCACACGCCCGACGATACGCTCGACAAGGTTGATCCAGAGCAACTTCGCCAGAATGTGGCGGCATGGACCGCGATGCTCGCGGTGGTTGCCAACGCACCGGAGGAGATCGGCCCCGTGACCCATGCGGAGTGA
- the ettA gene encoding energy-dependent translational throttle protein EttA, which yields MSAQYAFVMKDMTKTFPGAPKPVLANINLQFYQGAKIGIVGPNGAGKSTLMKIMAGIDTEFSGEAWPGENITVGYLPQEPHLDPDKTVLENVKDGARETADMVERFNAISAEMGDPQDDTDFDALMEEMGVLQEKIDAVDGWTLDNQLEIAMEALRCPPGDWTVESLSGGEKRRVALTRLLIQKPSILLLDEPTNHLDAESVEWLENHLKEYAGAVLMITHDRYFLDNVVDWILELDRGKYFPYEGNYSTYLEKKAKRLEQESREESGRQKAIKDELEWIRQGAKGRQTKSKARIAKFEQLQDAQKDRAPGKASIVIQVPERLGGKVIEAKNISKAYGDKLLFEDLSFMLPPGGIVGVIGPNGAGKSTLFRIITGQETPDSGEIDIGPTVHLGYVDQSRDDLDPKHNVWEEISDGLDYVKVNGHDMSTRAYVGAFNFKGQDQQKNVGKLSGGERNRVHMAKMLKKGGNVLLLDEPTNDLDVETLGALEEAIENFAGCAVVISHDRFFLDRLATHILAFEGDSHVEWFEGNFEAYEEDKRRRLGDAADRPTRLAYKKLTR from the coding sequence GTGTCCGCCCAATACGCCTTCGTCATGAAGGACATGACCAAGACCTTCCCCGGCGCGCCGAAACCCGTGCTCGCCAACATCAACCTGCAATTCTATCAGGGCGCCAAGATCGGCATCGTCGGCCCCAATGGCGCGGGTAAATCCACGCTGATGAAGATCATGGCGGGCATCGACACCGAATTTTCGGGCGAGGCATGGCCGGGCGAGAACATCACCGTCGGCTATCTGCCGCAGGAGCCGCATCTCGATCCCGACAAGACGGTGCTCGAAAACGTCAAGGACGGCGCGCGCGAGACCGCCGACATGGTCGAGCGGTTCAACGCCATCTCGGCCGAAATGGGCGATCCCCAGGACGATACCGATTTCGACGCGCTGATGGAGGAAATGGGCGTCCTTCAGGAAAAGATCGACGCGGTCGACGGCTGGACGCTCGACAACCAGCTCGAAATCGCGATGGAAGCCTTGCGCTGTCCGCCGGGCGACTGGACGGTCGAAAGCCTGTCGGGCGGTGAAAAGCGCCGCGTCGCGCTCACGCGGCTGCTGATCCAGAAGCCGTCGATCCTGCTGCTCGACGAACCGACCAACCATCTCGACGCCGAAAGCGTCGAATGGCTCGAAAACCACCTCAAGGAATATGCGGGCGCGGTGCTGATGATCACCCACGATCGCTACTTCCTCGACAATGTAGTCGACTGGATACTCGAGCTCGATCGCGGAAAGTATTTCCCGTACGAAGGCAATTACTCGACCTATCTCGAAAAGAAGGCCAAGCGCCTCGAACAGGAATCGCGCGAGGAATCGGGCCGCCAGAAGGCGATCAAGGACGAGCTCGAATGGATTCGTCAGGGCGCCAAGGGCCGCCAGACCAAGTCCAAGGCGCGTATCGCCAAGTTCGAACAGCTGCAGGATGCGCAGAAGGATCGCGCGCCCGGCAAGGCATCGATCGTCATCCAGGTGCCCGAGCGTCTGGGCGGCAAGGTGATCGAGGCCAAGAACATCTCGAAAGCCTATGGCGACAAGCTGCTGTTCGAGGACCTGTCCTTCATGCTGCCCCCGGGCGGCATCGTCGGCGTGATCGGGCCCAACGGCGCGGGCAAGTCGACGCTGTTCCGCATCATCACCGGCCAGGAAACGCCCGACAGCGGCGAAATCGACATCGGTCCGACCGTGCATCTCGGCTATGTCGACCAGAGCCGCGACGATCTCGATCCCAAGCACAATGTCTGGGAGGAAATCTCGGACGGGCTCGATTATGTGAAGGTCAACGGCCACGACATGTCGACGCGTGCTTACGTGGGCGCGTTCAACTTCAAGGGGCAGGACCAGCAGAAGAATGTCGGCAAGCTCTCCGGCGGTGAACGCAATCGCGTCCACATGGCCAAGATGCTCAAAAAGGGCGGCAACGTCCTGCTGCTCGACGAACCGACCAACGATCTCGACGTCGAAACGCTGGGTGCGCTGGAAGAAGCCATCGAGAATTTCGCGGGTTGCGCCGTGGTGATCAGCCATGACCGCTTCTTCCTCGATCGTCTCGCCACCCACATCCTCGCCTTCGAAGGCGACAGCCATGTCGAATGGTTCGAAGGCAATTTCGAAGCCTATGAGGAAGACAAGCGCCGCCGCCTCGGCGACGCCGCTGACCGCCCGACGCGGCTGGCGTACAAGAAGCTGACGCGCTGA
- a CDS encoding lmo0937 family membrane protein has protein sequence MLWTIIVILLVLWLLGLLGSVGGSLIHLLLVVAVIVLVLQLVRGRRL, from the coding sequence ATGCTTTGGACTATCATCGTAATTTTGCTGGTGCTGTGGCTGCTCGGCCTGCTGGGCAGCGTCGGCGGGTCGCTGATCCACTTGCTGCTCGTGGTGGCGGTGATCGTCCTCGTCCTGCAGCTGGTGCGCGGCCGCAGGCTGTAG
- a CDS encoding DUF3108 domain-containing protein, with amino-acid sequence MISILLALAAPLAADPVTPVIDGTHLQEGQMCWALTHNDAPLGAMFQKIVALEMDGEPAWDIVTHQRLQGGVFDLRDHVVVRRSDLTPMAFDSIDAVKARVSGQLHMIRLRYRAGSVDGFKLAKGETSPIHAEVPDPVWDGNLWGIPFGAIVDIEEGASYRMPIYQYDDGVGQFFLDVTGSETVETPEGPIDVWLIDAGTSEDRRTTYLIAKEDGREIGTRAPGGYGSMLGGDCSGFEGYAAPAEDDAAPSAAEPEPDAATGAEAARDAAAAED; translated from the coding sequence ATGATTTCGATTCTGCTCGCGCTTGCCGCGCCGCTCGCCGCCGATCCCGTGACGCCCGTGATCGACGGGACGCATCTTCAGGAAGGACAGATGTGCTGGGCGCTGACGCATAATGATGCGCCGCTGGGTGCGATGTTCCAGAAGATCGTCGCGCTCGAAATGGATGGCGAGCCGGCCTGGGATATCGTGACGCATCAGCGGCTGCAGGGCGGCGTGTTCGACCTGCGCGACCATGTCGTCGTGCGCCGGTCCGATCTGACGCCGATGGCGTTCGACAGCATCGATGCGGTCAAGGCGCGGGTTTCGGGGCAGCTCCACATGATCCGTCTGCGCTATCGCGCGGGCAGCGTCGACGGGTTCAAGCTCGCCAAGGGCGAAACCAGCCCGATCCATGCAGAGGTTCCCGATCCGGTGTGGGACGGCAATCTCTGGGGTATCCCGTTCGGCGCGATCGTCGATATCGAGGAAGGCGCCAGCTATCGCATGCCGATCTATCAATATGACGACGGGGTGGGGCAGTTCTTCCTCGACGTCACCGGATCGGAAACGGTCGAAACGCCCGAGGGGCCGATCGATGTCTGGCTGATCGATGCGGGTACGTCGGAGGACCGGCGCACCACCTATCTGATCGCCAAGGAAGACGGCCGCGAAATCGGCACGCGCGCGCCGGGGGGCTATGGCTCGATGCTCGGCGGCGATTGTTCAGGATTCGAAGGCTATGCGGCGCCGGCCGAGGACGATGCGGCGCCTTCGGCGGCGGAGCCGGAACCGGACGCCGCGACTGGTGCGGAGGCGGCGCGGGACGCCGCGGCCGCGGAGGACTAA
- a CDS encoding gamma-glutamylcyclotransferase family protein: MERFFFYGTLQRGGGNWRALGIARRARFLGTDRVAGRLFDLGPYPAALLGPPGTIRGELFEAVDPGLIADLDALEGYDPRHPERSEYLRRRVTTRNGTACWAYHYRALPRHARAMPAGVWPAAR; this comes from the coding sequence ATGGAGCGTTTCTTCTTCTACGGAACGCTCCAGCGCGGCGGCGGCAACTGGCGCGCGCTGGGCATTGCCCGGCGCGCGCGTTTCCTGGGCACCGATCGCGTTGCGGGACGACTGTTCGACCTGGGCCCCTATCCCGCCGCGCTGCTCGGCCCACCCGGCACCATCCGCGGCGAGCTGTTCGAGGCAGTCGACCCCGGGCTGATCGCCGATCTGGATGCGCTGGAGGGATATGACCCGCGGCATCCCGAGCGATCCGAATATCTGCGCCGCCGCGTCACGACGCGAAACGGTACCGCCTGCTGGGCCTATCACTATCGCGCGCTGCCACGGCATGCGCGCGCAATGCCTGCGGGCGTCTGGCCGGCTGCGCGTTAG